A window from Lachnoanaerobaculum umeaense encodes these proteins:
- a CDS encoding type I restriction-modification system subunit M → MAGKNNTNIGFEKQIWDAACVLWGHIPAAEYRKVIVGLIFLRYISSAFERRYDELVKEGDGFENDRDAYAEENIFFVPEEARWSKIASEAHTPEIGTVIDDAMRAIEKENTTLKNVLPKNYANPDLDKRVLGEVVDLFTNEVKMDGTEAGKDLLGRTYEYCIAQFAAYEGTKGGEFYTPSSIVKTIVAILKPFDNCRVYDPCMGSGGMFVQSEKFVQAHSDNRGNISVYGQESNADTWKMAKMNMAIRGIDANFGAYHADTFFNDLHKTLKSDFIMANPPFNLSNWGAEKLKDDVRWKYGMPPAGNANYAWIQHMIHHLAPNGKIGLVLANGALSSQTSGEGEIRKRIIEDDLVEGIVALPTQLFYSVTIPVTLWFITKNKKQKGKTLFIDARKMGYMVDRKHRDFTEGIQEDGSLGDIDLLAKTFEDFQNGVLEEKKGFCAIASIEDIAKQDYILTPGRYVGIEEQEDDGEPFEEKMSRLTSELSDMFKKSHELEEEIRKKLGAIGYEI, encoded by the coding sequence ATGGCCGGAAAAAATAATACAAATATAGGTTTTGAAAAGCAAATTTGGGATGCCGCTTGTGTGCTGTGGGGACATATACCTGCAGCAGAATATAGGAAGGTTATTGTAGGTCTTATTTTTCTTCGCTATATATCAAGTGCGTTTGAAAGACGTTATGATGAATTGGTAAAAGAAGGTGATGGATTTGAAAATGATAGAGATGCATATGCAGAAGAAAATATTTTCTTTGTGCCTGAGGAAGCTCGTTGGAGTAAAATTGCATCTGAAGCTCATACACCTGAAATCGGTACAGTAATTGATGATGCTATGAGAGCCATTGAAAAAGAGAATACGACACTTAAGAATGTTTTACCTAAAAACTATGCTAATCCTGATTTAGATAAAAGAGTACTTGGAGAAGTTGTAGATTTATTTACGAATGAAGTGAAAATGGACGGGACAGAGGCCGGTAAAGATTTATTGGGTAGAACATATGAATACTGTATTGCTCAGTTTGCAGCATATGAGGGAACAAAGGGAGGAGAGTTTTATACACCTTCAAGTATTGTAAAAACAATTGTAGCTATACTGAAGCCATTTGATAATTGCCGAGTATATGATCCTTGTATGGGAAGTGGTGGCATGTTTGTGCAGAGTGAAAAGTTTGTACAGGCTCACAGTGATAACAGGGGAAATATTTCTGTTTATGGTCAGGAATCAAATGCAGATACGTGGAAGATGGCAAAAATGAACATGGCGATAAGAGGAATTGATGCAAACTTCGGTGCTTACCACGCAGATACATTTTTCAATGATCTTCATAAGACTTTAAAGTCGGATTTTATTATGGCAAATCCACCGTTTAATCTTTCAAATTGGGGTGCAGAAAAATTAAAAGATGATGTCAGATGGAAATATGGAATGCCACCGGCAGGAAATGCAAACTATGCTTGGATACAGCATATGATTCATCATTTAGCACCTAATGGCAAAATAGGATTAGTACTTGCCAATGGTGCATTATCATCTCAAACTTCAGGAGAGGGAGAAATAAGAAAGAGAATCATAGAAGATGATTTAGTTGAAGGTATTGTAGCTTTACCTACACAGCTTTTTTATAGCGTAACTATTCCTGTAACATTGTGGTTTATTACTAAGAATAAAAAGCAAAAAGGAAAGACTCTATTTATTGATGCCAGAAAAATGGGTTATATGGTTGATAGAAAACATAGAGATTTCACAGAAGGAATACAGGAAGACGGAAGTCTGGGAGATATTGATTTATTAGCAAAAACATTTGAGGATTTTCAAAATGGAGTATTGGAGGAAAAGAAAGGATTTTGTGCAATAGCTTCAATAGAAGATATAGCAAAGCAAGATTATATATTAACACCGGGTCGCTATGTAGGAATTGAAGAGCAGGAAGATGATGGAGAACCATTTGAGGAAAAAATGTCAAGATTAACTTCAGAGCTTTCTGATATGTTTAAAAAGTCCCATGAACTGGAAGAAGAGATAAGAAAGAAATTGGGGGCGATTGGGTATGAAATTTAA
- a CDS encoding restriction endonuclease subunit S yields the protein MKFKTEKLGDFLYVKGRIGWKGLKKDEYLSDGVYRIINGEALTKDGIDWSKAGFISKERYEESPEIMLQNDDILISKDGTIGKLGFVRNLENPSTVASGIFVLRNLKPEMINIRFIYNYLSSVYFRNYIISRTEGSVIPHLYQKDFVDLYFPLPSLKEQNKIVDVLDTISCKIEINKMINNNLLEQVLTLYRNRFIDTINNKRRIFRADKYFDISIGKTPPRKEPQWFSTNPQDITWVSISDMGTCGLYISSSSEQLTREAVERHNVKIVPDNTILLSFKLTVGRIAITNGEMTTNEAIAHFKTDKKEINEYLYCYLKCFNYQTMGSTSSIATAVNSKIIKGMPFVVPTDDELIDFHSVAAPIFAKIKASQTESKNLTAVRDILLPKLMSGELDVSNIDI from the coding sequence ATGAAATTTAAGACGGAGAAATTGGGTGATTTTTTATATGTAAAAGGAAGGATAGGATGGAAAGGACTTAAAAAAGACGAATATCTAAGTGATGGGGTTTATCGTATTATTAATGGAGAAGCATTAACTAAAGATGGTATTGATTGGAGTAAAGCAGGTTTCATTTCAAAAGAACGGTATGAAGAATCTCCAGAAATAATGCTTCAGAATGATGATATTTTAATATCTAAAGATGGGACAATAGGTAAGTTAGGGTTTGTTAGAAATTTAGAAAATCCATCAACTGTTGCATCAGGAATATTTGTATTAAGAAATTTGAAGCCGGAAATGATTAATATACGATTTATATATAATTATTTGTCTTCAGTTTATTTTAGAAATTATATTATTTCAAGAACGGAAGGCAGCGTGATTCCACATTTGTATCAGAAAGATTTTGTGGATTTATATTTTCCTTTGCCTTCCCTTAAAGAACAGAATAAAATTGTAGATGTTTTAGATACAATTTCATGTAAAATTGAAATTAATAAAATGATAAACAATAATTTATTAGAGCAAGTGCTAACGTTATATCGTAATAGATTTATCGATACCATCAACAACAAGCGAAGAATTTTCCGTGCTGACAAATACTTTGATATTTCTATCGGTAAAACTCCACCTAGAAAGGAGCCACAATGGTTTAGCACTAATCCTCAAGATATTACTTGGGTATCTATTTCTGATATGGGCACTTGTGGACTTTATATTAGCAGTAGCTCCGAGCAGCTAACAAGAGAAGCTGTTGAACGACATAATGTTAAAATCGTACCTGACAATACCATTTTACTTAGCTTTAAGTTAACAGTCGGTAGAATAGCAATTACAAATGGAGAAATGACTACCAATGAAGCTATTGCACATTTCAAAACTGACAAAAAGGAAATAAATGAATATCTATATTGTTATTTGAAGTGTTTTAACTACCAAACTATGGGTAGTACATCATCAATCGCAACAGCCGTAAATTCAAAAATAATCAAAGGAATGCCTTTTGTTGTACCAACCGATGATGAACTAATAGATTTTCATAGCGTAGCTGCTCCAATATTTGCCAAGATAAAGGCTAGTCAAACCGAAAGTAAAAACTTGACAGCAGTCAGAGATATATTACTACCTAAACTTATGTCCGGCGAACTTGATGTCTCAAACATCGACATTTAA
- the xerA gene encoding site-specific tyrosine recombinase/integron integrase: MKQDLIKNVVQEMLPYLNNAQNEKLREVLQYTLANYDVIERQQKVQTSEKSFVELFLSAKRIEGCSEKSLKYYRATIEAMLEKVEKEVKHIVTDDIREYLTDYQKNKNTSKVTIDNIRRILSSFFSWLEDEDYILKSPVRRIHKVKAGTNIKETYSDESLELMRDNCKEIRDLAIIDMLASTGMRVGEMVLLNRNDIDFNERECIVFGKGSKERVVYFDARTKIHLKNYLESRVDDNPALFVSLKAPYERLKIGGVEVRLREFGKRLGVQKVHPHKFRRTLATMAIDKGMPIEQLQQLLGHSKIDTTLQYAMVKQSNVKIAHKKYIG, encoded by the coding sequence GTGAAACAAGATTTAATCAAAAATGTTGTTCAAGAAATGTTGCCATATTTGAACAATGCACAAAATGAAAAGTTGAGAGAAGTTTTACAATATACCTTGGCAAACTATGATGTAATAGAAAGGCAACAAAAAGTACAAACTTCTGAAAAGAGCTTTGTAGAATTGTTTTTATCAGCAAAACGTATAGAGGGTTGCTCCGAGAAATCTCTGAAATATTACAGGGCTACTATTGAAGCTATGCTTGAAAAAGTAGAAAAAGAAGTCAAACACATAGTTACAGATGATATAAGGGAGTACTTAACTGATTATCAGAAAAATAAAAATACAAGTAAGGTTACAATAGATAATATCCGACGTATTCTTTCAAGTTTCTTTTCTTGGCTTGAAGATGAGGATTATATACTGAAGAGTCCTGTAAGACGAATACATAAAGTAAAAGCAGGGACAAATATTAAAGAGACTTATTCAGATGAATCATTGGAGCTTATGAGGGATAATTGTAAGGAAATCAGAGATTTAGCGATTATAGATATGCTTGCTTCAACAGGTATGCGTGTTGGTGAAATGGTGTTACTTAACAGGAATGATATTGATTTTAATGAGAGAGAATGTATAGTATTTGGTAAAGGTAGTAAGGAAAGAGTTGTCTATTTTGATGCTCGTACAAAGATACATTTAAAAAATTACTTGGAAAGCAGGGTAGATGATAATCCGGCACTATTTGTATCATTAAAAGCACCATACGAAAGATTGAAAATTGGTGGAGTTGAAGTGCGTCTAAGAGAATTTGGAAAACGGCTAGGAGTACAAAAGGTACATCCACACAAGTTTAGACGAACACTTGCTACTATGGCTATAGATAAAGGTATGCCAATCGAGCAGTTACAACAACTTTTGGGACATAGTAAAATAGATACAACCTTGCAATATGCAATGGTAAAGCAGAGTAATGTGAAAATTGCTCATAAGAAATATATTGGTTAG
- a CDS encoding restriction endonuclease subunit S, producing the protein MCKWIECKISDIGTVVGGATPSTNIHENYENGTIPWITPKDLSTFSGRYIQRGERNITEVGLKNCSTQLLPKNTVLFSSRAPIGYVAIASNDLCTNQGFKSVIPNKNIDPNFLYYLLKYNKERIEGMGSGTTFKEVSGNTMKNIPVYVPEDKKVQEKIASILGSIDDKIEENERINNNFVY; encoded by the coding sequence ATGTGTAAATGGATTGAGTGTAAAATATCTGATATTGGTACAGTTGTTGGCGGTGCAACTCCGTCGACAAATATACATGAGAATTATGAGAATGGAACTATTCCTTGGATAACACCTAAAGATTTGTCTACATTCAGTGGTCGCTATATTCAGAGAGGGGAAAGAAACATTACTGAAGTTGGTTTGAAAAACTGTTCGACACAATTGCTACCAAAGAATACAGTGTTATTTTCGTCAAGAGCTCCTATAGGATATGTGGCTATTGCATCAAATGATTTATGTACAAATCAGGGATTTAAGAGTGTGATTCCGAATAAAAATATCGATCCAAATTTCTTGTATTATTTGCTTAAATATAATAAAGAGAGAATCGAAGGTATGGGAAGTGGAACAACATTTAAAGAAGTATCTGGAAATACAATGAAGAATATACCTGTTTATGTTCCAGAAGATAAGAAAGTACAAGAGAAAATTGCATCTATACTTGGTTCTATTGATGATAAAATAGAAGAAAATGAGAGAATAAACAATAATTTTGTATATTAG
- a CDS encoding restriction endonuclease subunit S — MFIDNMSSDCIKGTLSDIADITMGQSPSGSSYNEDKNGTIFFQGRAEFSFRFPTVRLYTTEPKQMAYTNDTLISVRAPVGDLNVAHTDCCIGRGLAAAHSKTNHQSFILYTISSLKKQLEVFNGEGTVFGSINKKSLIEMPIIIPPNKKLDEFEAIVSPIDSSIRNNYDENCHLIKIRDSLLKKLVSGELDVSNLDI, encoded by the coding sequence ATGTTTATTGATAATATGAGCTCAGATTGTATTAAAGGTACATTGAGTGACATAGCTGATATTACAATGGGACAGTCGCCAAGTGGCAGTAGCTATAACGAAGATAAAAATGGTACAATTTTCTTTCAAGGTCGTGCCGAATTTAGCTTTCGATTCCCAACTGTTCGCCTTTATACAACCGAACCAAAACAAATGGCTTACACAAATGACACTTTAATAAGTGTTCGTGCTCCTGTCGGAGACTTAAATGTTGCTCATACTGACTGTTGTATCGGTCGTGGACTTGCGGCAGCTCACTCAAAAACAAATCATCAATCATTTATACTATATACAATATCTTCTCTAAAAAAGCAGTTGGAAGTTTTTAATGGAGAAGGTACTGTATTTGGTTCAATTAATAAAAAATCACTGATTGAAATGCCTATAATCATACCACCAAATAAAAAACTTGATGAATTTGAAGCAATAGTTTCACCAATAGATTCTTCTATTCGAAATAACTACGATGAAAATTGTCATTTGATAAAGATTCGTGATTCGCTATTGAAAAAGCTAGTTTCTGGCGAACTTGATGTCTCAAACCTTGACATCTAA
- a CDS encoding type I restriction endonuclease subunit R: protein MSGVYTEADYENSIIELFQNTLEYEYIYGPDIERDFYSPLYEDVLMDSLRYLNRDLPEDAILEAIYKLKNIENGELVQKNATFMDYLQNGISVRYFADGEDRSVIVYLVDYKNVENNSFIIANQWTFIENSNKRPDIILFLNGLPVVLVELKSPSREETNASEAYRQLRNYMQEIPSMFVYNAICVMSDQLTSKAGTITSGEDRFMEWKTKDGDYENTQYAQFDTFFEGIFQKERLLDIIKNFICFSNEGINSFKILAGYHQYFAVRKAVESTKKATITDGKGGVFWHTQGSGKSLSMVFYAHLLQEALDSPTIVVLTDRNDLDDQLYGQFAKCKDFLRQDPMQAESRENLKTLLAGRQANGIIFTTMQKFEESYEPLSERNNIIVMADEAHRGQYGLAEKIKIVKNDAGKEEAKRVIGTARIIRNSLPNATYIGFTGTPISSKDRSTREVFGDYIDIYDMTQAVEDGATRPVYYESRVIKLNLDQEILDKIDAEYDLMALNADNEVIEKSKRELGQMEAVLGNDNTINSLVCDILEHYGNNRENLLTGKAMIVAYSRPIAMKIYKRILELYPDWTEKVGVVMTSGNNDPEEWRQIIGNKHHRDELAKKFKDNNSPMKIAIVVDMWLTGFDVPSLATMYVYKPMAGHNLMQAIARVNRVFRDKEGGLVVDYVGIATALKQAMNDYTSRDKKNYGDTDVAKVAYPKFMEKLAVCRDKFYGYDYSKFRNGTDLERAKAISGAVNFIIGREKVDDKDSFVKEALMLHQALSLCSSLVDEESRFEAAFFEAVRVLVIRLTVTGVGKKISLPEMNARINELLKQSIKSDGVINLFSDIKEEFSLFDPKFLQEVANMKEKNLAVELLKKLISEQVSVYRRTNVVKSEKFSDIMQRAINSYLNGMLTNEEVIEEMLKLAKQIAADQKEGNKLGLNADELAFYDALTKPQAIKDFYENEELIAITKELTETLRKNKTIDWQKRESARAKMRMLIKKLLKKHKYPPEGMEDAVQTVMTQCELWTDNNSFEDKQNIYRYNANTEEDLQMVAEEGVKYNT, encoded by the coding sequence ATGTCTGGAGTATATACCGAAGCTGACTACGAAAACTCAATAATTGAATTATTTCAAAACACCTTGGAATATGAGTATATATATGGTCCGGATATTGAAAGAGATTTCTACAGTCCGTTATATGAGGATGTTTTGATGGATTCACTGCGCTATTTGAACAGGGATTTACCTGAAGATGCTATTTTGGAAGCAATATATAAACTAAAAAATATCGAAAACGGTGAGTTGGTTCAAAAAAATGCTACTTTTATGGACTATCTACAAAACGGTATATCTGTGAGATATTTTGCAGATGGGGAAGATCGCTCTGTAATTGTATACCTTGTTGATTATAAAAATGTAGAAAACAACTCATTTATAATCGCTAATCAGTGGACTTTTATTGAGAACAGTAACAAACGTCCGGACATTATTCTGTTTTTGAACGGTCTGCCGGTCGTATTGGTTGAGCTTAAGTCTCCGTCACGTGAAGAAACCAATGCTTCAGAAGCATATAGACAGCTACGTAACTACATGCAAGAAATTCCATCTATGTTTGTCTATAATGCCATATGTGTTATGAGTGATCAGTTGACTTCTAAAGCAGGAACTATCACCTCAGGTGAAGACCGTTTTATGGAATGGAAAACCAAAGATGGAGACTATGAAAACACACAGTATGCACAATTTGATACTTTCTTTGAGGGGATATTTCAAAAAGAAAGATTACTTGATATTATAAAGAATTTTATATGTTTTTCGAATGAGGGTATAAATAGTTTTAAAATTCTGGCAGGATACCATCAATATTTTGCTGTAAGAAAAGCTGTTGAGTCAACAAAAAAGGCTACTATAACTGACGGAAAAGGCGGTGTTTTTTGGCATACGCAAGGAAGTGGAAAATCTCTCTCAATGGTATTCTATGCTCATTTATTACAGGAAGCATTGGATAGTCCTACTATTGTTGTACTCACTGACAGAAATGACTTGGATGATCAACTCTATGGACAGTTTGCAAAGTGTAAAGACTTTTTGAGACAAGATCCTATGCAGGCAGAAAGTAGGGAAAATTTAAAAACTTTGCTTGCCGGAAGACAGGCAAATGGTATTATCTTTACTACCATGCAGAAATTTGAGGAGTCTTATGAGCCGCTTTCTGAACGTAATAATATTATAGTTATGGCAGATGAGGCACATAGGGGTCAGTATGGACTTGCAGAGAAAATTAAGATTGTAAAGAACGATGCCGGTAAGGAAGAGGCAAAGCGAGTTATCGGCACAGCAAGAATTATTCGTAATTCGCTGCCTAATGCTACGTATATAGGATTTACAGGTACACCTATTTCTTCTAAAGACAGAAGTACTCGTGAGGTTTTTGGTGATTATATAGATATATATGATATGACACAGGCTGTTGAAGACGGTGCAACAAGACCGGTGTATTATGAGAGCCGTGTTATAAAGTTAAATCTGGATCAAGAGATATTGGATAAGATTGACGCTGAATATGATTTGATGGCGCTTAATGCCGACAATGAAGTTATTGAAAAAAGCAAGCGAGAACTTGGTCAGATGGAAGCGGTGCTTGGAAATGACAATACAATAAATTCACTTGTCTGTGATATCCTTGAACATTATGGAAATAATCGAGAGAATCTGCTTACAGGAAAGGCTATGATTGTAGCATATTCACGTCCTATTGCTATGAAGATTTATAAGCGGATTCTGGAACTATACCCTGACTGGACTGAGAAGGTAGGAGTTGTTATGACATCCGGAAATAATGATCCGGAGGAATGGAGACAGATTATCGGAAACAAGCATCATAGGGATGAGCTTGCAAAGAAGTTCAAAGATAACAACAGCCCTATGAAGATTGCCATTGTTGTTGATATGTGGCTGACAGGATTTGATGTACCTTCTCTTGCTACTATGTATGTATATAAGCCTATGGCAGGACACAATTTGATGCAGGCGATTGCACGTGTAAACCGTGTTTTCCGTGATAAGGAAGGCGGATTGGTTGTTGACTATGTAGGTATTGCTACCGCATTGAAACAGGCGATGAATGACTATACATCCAGGGATAAAAAGAATTATGGGGATACTGATGTAGCAAAGGTAGCATATCCTAAGTTTATGGAGAAGCTAGCAGTGTGCCGTGATAAATTTTATGGATATGATTATTCTAAATTTCGAAACGGTACAGATCTTGAAAGAGCAAAGGCTATCAGTGGTGCTGTGAATTTTATTATTGGGAGAGAAAAGGTTGATGATAAGGACTCCTTTGTAAAGGAAGCTCTTATGCTTCATCAGGCATTATCACTTTGTTCATCCTTGGTTGATGAAGAAAGTAGATTTGAAGCGGCTTTCTTTGAGGCGGTCAGAGTGCTTGTTATCAGGCTTACTGTTACAGGTGTAGGAAAAAAGATTTCATTGCCTGAAATGAATGCGAGAATAAATGAACTTCTTAAGCAAAGTATTAAAAGTGATGGTGTGATAAATCTGTTCTCAGATATTAAAGAGGAGTTTTCTTTGTTTGATCCGAAGTTTCTTCAGGAAGTAGCTAATATGAAAGAGAAAAATCTTGCGGTAGAACTACTAAAGAAGTTGATATCAGAGCAGGTCTCTGTTTATCGTAGAACGAATGTGGTTAAGTCAGAGAAATTCAGCGATATTATGCAAAGGGCTATCAATTCTTATCTTAACGGCATGCTGACAAATGAAGAGGTCATAGAGGAGATGCTAAAACTTGCAAAACAGATTGCAGCAGACCAAAAAGAGGGTAATAAACTTGGGCTTAATGCTGATGAGCTTGCATTTTATGATGCATTGACAAAGCCACAGGCAATTAAAGATTTTTATGAAAATGAAGAGTTGATTGCAATAACAAAAGAGTTGACGGAAACGCTTAGAAAAAATAAGACGATTGACTGGCAGAAGCGAGAATCTGCAAGAGCAAAAATGCGTATGCTTATCAAAAAGCTTTTGAAAAAACACAAATATCCACCTGAGGGAATGGAAGATGCTGTTCAAACCGTTATGACACAGTGTGAGCTTTGGACCGACAATAACAGCTTTGAAGATAAACAAAATATCTATAGATATAATGCTAATACAGAAGAAGATCTGCAAATGGTTGCTGAAGAAGGTGTGAAATATAATACATAA
- the metK gene encoding methionine adenosyltransferase: MKERRLFTSESVTEGHPDKMCDQISDAILDAYLSVDPDSRVACETATTTGMVLVMGEITSKATVDIQKIVRETVREIGYDRAKFGFDCDTCSVLVALDEQSSDIAMGVDKALEVREHIDKEDEDNGAGDQGLMFGYATDETKEFMPYPIYLAHNLAKRLTQIRKDGTLGYLRPDGKTQVTVEYDEDGKPVRIDTVVLSTQHDDDVTQEQIHKDIKKYVFDEIIPHDMVDEHTKYFINPTGRFVIGGPHGDSGLTGRKIIVDTYGGYARHGGGAFSGKDSTKVDRSAAYAARYVAKNIVAAGLAKKCEIQLSYAIGVAHPTSISVDTFGTGVISDNDIVELIRKHFDLRPTAIIKMLDLKKPIFKQTAAYGHFGRDDLDLPWERLDKVEELKKAI, from the coding sequence ATGAAAGAAAGAAGACTTTTTACTTCAGAATCAGTTACTGAAGGACATCCTGATAAGATGTGTGATCAAATTTCAGATGCAATATTGGATGCATATTTAAGTGTAGACCCGGATTCAAGAGTGGCTTGTGAGACAGCTACAACTACCGGAATGGTACTTGTTATGGGAGAAATTACATCAAAAGCTACTGTAGATATCCAAAAGATAGTCAGAGAAACAGTTAGAGAGATAGGTTATGACAGAGCAAAGTTTGGCTTTGACTGTGATACTTGTAGTGTGCTTGTAGCACTTGATGAGCAGTCAAGTGATATAGCAATGGGTGTTGACAAGGCATTAGAGGTAAGAGAGCATATTGATAAAGAGGATGAGGATAATGGTGCAGGTGACCAGGGACTTATGTTTGGATATGCTACAGATGAAACAAAAGAGTTTATGCCATATCCAATATATCTTGCACATAATCTTGCAAAAAGACTTACACAGATAAGAAAGGACGGAACTTTAGGCTATTTAAGACCTGATGGAAAGACACAGGTTACAGTAGAGTATGACGAGGATGGAAAGCCTGTAAGAATAGATACAGTTGTTCTTTCTACACAGCATGATGATGATGTTACACAGGAACAAATACATAAAGATATAAAGAAATATGTATTTGATGAGATCATACCGCATGATATGGTGGATGAGCATACAAAGTATTTTATAAATCCTACCGGAAGATTTGTTATAGGTGGACCACATGGAGATTCCGGACTTACAGGTAGAAAGATAATAGTAGATACATATGGCGGTTATGCAAGACATGGCGGCGGTGCTTTCTCAGGTAAGGACAGTACAAAGGTAGACAGATCGGCAGCTTATGCGGCAAGATATGTGGCAAAGAATATAGTGGCAGCAGGACTTGCAAAGAAATGTGAAATACAGTTATCCTATGCTATAGGTGTGGCACATCCTACATCTATTTCAGTAGATACATTTGGAACAGGCGTAATAAGCGACAATGATATAGTTGAACTTATAAGAAAGCATTTTGACCTTAGACCTACTGCAATTATAAAAATGCTGGATCTTAAAAAACCTATATTCAAGCAAACAGCAGCATATGGACATTTTGGAAGAGATGATTTGGATCTACCATGGGAGAGACTTGATAAGGTGGAAGAGCTGAAGAAGGCAATTTAA
- a CDS encoding sensor histidine kinase: MNYDTTGNIGIWFTILVTVIDIVAVVMWIWIYKRILIPLDKLQIATKKIADGDLEYKLDEKDFSEIPFLYHDFERMRIKLKENEEEKRLSDDTARELVSNISHDLKTPLTAIRGYVEGILDGVASSPQKTKDYLNTIYNKTNDMTLLIDELLYYSQVAETHVSYNFAKINVKEFFQEYVKDLYLELETIKIKFVYIENIGSETYIYMNKEQIKRALNNIVSNAVKYMDKENPKIHFRVRESIDAIYIEISDNGRGIDEKDLPHIFDRFYRSDVSRNTKLGGSGIGLSIVKKVIENHDGRVVAKSKSGIGTQISIELKK, encoded by the coding sequence ATGAATTATGATACTACAGGTAATATAGGCATTTGGTTTACAATCCTTGTAACTGTAATAGATATAGTAGCGGTTGTGATGTGGATTTGGATTTATAAAAGAATACTTATTCCACTTGATAAATTACAGATTGCTACTAAGAAGATAGCAGACGGAGACCTGGAATATAAATTAGACGAAAAAGATTTTTCTGAAATTCCTTTTTTATACCATGATTTTGAAAGAATGAGAATTAAATTGAAGGAAAATGAAGAGGAAAAAAGACTTTCTGATGATACTGCAAGAGAGTTGGTAAGTAATATATCCCATGATTTAAAGACACCACTTACGGCTATAAGAGGTTATGTGGAGGGAATACTTGATGGTGTTGCTTCATCACCTCAAAAGACAAAAGATTATCTGAATACAATATATAATAAGACAAACGATATGACATTATTGATTGATGAATTACTTTACTATTCACAGGTTGCAGAAACACATGTATCTTACAACTTTGCAAAAATAAATGTAAAAGAATTTTTTCAAGAATATGTAAAGGATTTGTACCTGGAATTAGAAACAATAAAAATAAAGTTTGTATATATAGAAAATATAGGTTCCGAAACTTATATATATATGAATAAGGAGCAAATAAAGCGGGCTTTGAACAATATAGTATCCAATGCTGTGAAATATATGGATAAGGAAAACCCTAAAATTCATTTTAGAGTAAGAGAAAGCATTGATGCTATATATATTGAAATCTCTGATAATGGCAGAGGTATAGATGAAAAAGATCTACCACATATATTTGATAGATTCTATAGAAGCGATGTATCAAGGAATACAAAGCTTGGAGGTAGTGGAATAGGTCTGTCTATTGTAAAAAAGGTAATAGAAAATCATGATGGTAGGGTTGTAGCTAAGTCAAAGTCTGGCATTGGAACACAGATAAGCATAGAGCTAAAGAAGTAG
- a CDS encoding response regulator transcription factor has translation MGKVLIIEDEVSIAELERDYLEISGFEVDISTDGKEGLEKALSEDYELVLLDLMLPGVDGYEICKQIRAMREIPIIIVSAKKNDIDKIRGLGLGADDYMTKPFSPSELVARVKAHIGRYDRLVGVSSSDKDIIEIRDLRIDASSRRVWGYGNEKTLTAKEFDILYFLAKHPNKVYSKEDLFKEVWGLESMGDISTVTVHIKNIREKIELNSSKPQFIETIWGVGYRFKG, from the coding sequence ATGGGCAAAGTTCTTATAATAGAAGATGAAGTCAGCATAGCTGAGCTGGAAAGGGATTATTTAGAAATATCCGGCTTTGAGGTTGATATTTCAACTGATGGAAAAGAAGGACTTGAAAAAGCATTGAGTGAAGATTATGAGCTGGTATTGCTGGATTTGATGTTGCCCGGAGTGGACGGATATGAAATATGTAAGCAGATAAGGGCGATGAGAGAGATACCTATTATTATAGTCAGTGCAAAAAAGAATGATATTGACAAGATAAGAGGCCTTGGACTGGGAGCAGATGATTATATGACAAAGCCATTTTCTCCAAGTGAGCTTGTGGCAAGAGTAAAAGCACATATTGGAAGATATGACAGGCTTGTTGGAGTGTCATCTTCAGATAAGGATATTATTGAAATTAGAGATTTGAGGATTGATGCAAGCTCCAGAAGGGTTTGGGGATATGGCAATGAAAAGACATTGACTGCCAAAGAATTTGATATATTATATTTTCTTGCTAAACACCCAAACAAGGTGTATTCAAAAGAAGATCTTTTTAAGGAAGTCTGGGGACTTGAGTCAATGGGAGATATATCGACAGTTACCGTTCATATCAAAAATATCAGAGAAAAAATAGAACTGAATAGCTCCAAACCTCAATTTATAGAAACTATCTGGGGAGTGGGATATAGATTTAAAGGATAA